The sequence below is a genomic window from Ficedula albicollis isolate OC2 chromosome 2, FicAlb1.5, whole genome shotgun sequence.
gagaaagagaagaaagaaaagaaagaaagagcatGCATCAGTAGGTGAACATGCTGTAGATTTGTTCATTCTGCCAACTTTCTGTGTAATTGTATCCTAGGTTTTCATTCCCTACCCACATTTGGAAGGAGCTCACTATGACAGGGCAGAGTCTGAGGGCTTTATCTGAAGCAAATTTTGAAGACAATGAGATCAGCATCAACGTTGGAGGCTTTAAGAAAAAGATGAGATCCAACACATTATTAAGGTTCCCCGAGACCAGGCTGGGCAAATTGCTAAGCTGCCACTCAAAGGAGTCGATACTGGAGCTTTGTGATGACTATGATGACACCAagaatgaattttattttgacagGAATCCCGAGCTCTTTCCTTACGTGCTACATTTTTATAACACTGGCAAGCTCCATGTGATGGGCGaactctgtgtgttttctttcagccaGGAGATTGAATACTGGGGAATCAATGAATTCTTTATAGACTCCTGCTGCAGTTATAGCTACCACGGGAGGAAAATGGAGCCAGACCAAGAGAAATGGGAGGAACAAAGTGACCAGGAAAGTACGACATCTTCTTTCGATGAGATTCTGGCATTCTACAATGATGCCTCTAAATTTGACAAACAGCCCTTTGGAAACAtcaggaggcagctctggcttGCTTTGGATAATCCTGGGTACTCAGTTTTAAGCCGCATCTTCAGTGTCCTTTCAATagtggtggtgctgggctcCATTGTGACCATGTGCCTGAACAGCCTCCCAGACTTCCAGATTGTTGACAGCAACGGGAACCCCGAGGAAGACCCTCGCTTTGAAATCGTGGAACATTTTGGTATTGCATGGTTCACTTTTGAACTGGTGGCGAGATTTGCAGTAGCtcctgactttttaaaatttttcaagcATGCCCTGAATTTGATTGACCTAATGTCTATCCTTCCATTTTATATTACATTAATTGTCAACTTGGTGGTGGAAAGCAGTCCGACTTTAGCAAATTTAGGCAGAGTTGCACAAGTCCTGAGACTCATGAGGATCTTCCGCATATTAAAGCTTGCTAGACACTCCACAGGTCTCAGGTCTCTCGGAGCCACCCTGAAGTACAGCTACAGAGAGGTGGGGCTTCTTTTACTCTACCTCTCTGTTGGCATCTCCATTTTCTCAGTAGTGGCTTACACCATtgagaaagaagagaatgaGGGGTTAGCCACCATCCCTGCTTGTTGGTGGTGGGCTACTGTTAGCATGACCACAGTTGGCTACGGGGATGTGGtgccagggagcacagctggcaaGCTGACGGCATCTGCATGCATCCTAGCTGGTATCCTAGTGGTAGTGCTTCCCATTACACTGATCTTTAATAAATTCTCCCACTTCTATAGGCGTCAGAAGCAGTTAGAGAGTGCCATGAGAAGCTGTGATTTTGGTGATGGCATGAAAGAAGTTCCATCTGTCAATTTAAGGGACTACTATGCTTATAAAGTTAAATCCCTTATGGCCAGTCTGACCAATATGAGCAGAAGTACCCCCAGTGAGCTGAGCCTGAATGATTCACTGCATTAGTGTACAAGTCTGACAGCAGTTTGCATGAGAACTGTCAAGAGCTATGTTTATAAATGTTTTCctatttgttttttgggtttttttccctagaagATAGTGTTGCTGACACTGCACTTTGCACTTGAGAAACTAAAGACATTTCTATTACAAGTTAACAGTTTGCACATTTTCATCCTGTTGCGCAAGGGTACTAAATGTTGACTTTTCCATACAAATGTTACCACTTCCATGACATTAGTGCTAGTGGTATAGTGATGATCTGTTACTTTGTGCATTTTCTCATCTGAGCAGAGAAATGAATGTACCCAAGTGGAATAAAAATTCTCAGCTGTGACacaagtaatgaaaaaaatcacctatCACCTATACTGGTGTCTGTACTAGTATAGGACTTCCCATGCATTTCACAATGGTTTGAAACAGCCACATGTGAGTCACTGATGCAAGAACACTTCTACCTATATTGCTGACCAGTAATTCTGATCATCACTTGCCTGAAAACACCTGTAAGTTTGCTTACTCTTGAGTATGTGTGTTAAATCTGGGTGTTCTTCTGAAATGGTATGTATagtaatatttttcagaatctcttGGGCATAGACCTTCCTCTGTTTCCAATATTAGCTCAATACTGAGCCCTCTGAAGAAGGCCATGCCTCATTTTCAGATAGCTTTATATTCCAAGACTACATTTCCACAAGTGACTCGAGGTATGAAGGCCCATATGGAGCTCTCAGGATCCCATTTCCAAGCTGCTCACAGCTTGGTCCCAGTGCAGCCGCAAATGTATTGTATCAGTCCATCAAAATGGTTTTGAGATTAGACACATGAAGCTCTGGGCTTTAAACAATTAGAAGCTCCAATGAAAAACTTGGATTTGATTATTGAAGTGAAATATTCCCACAtgaacagcacaggcagcatttTAGGAACTGACATTCATATACTGCAAAAAGACTAATTATAAAGATGCCATATGTGATGCTGAGatataaaatctaattttatcAGTAAAGCTTGAAAGCAGGTGTTGATGACAGACAATTCCATTTAAATTTCTGCCAAGGAATCTCTACGCAAAAAACCATTTTCACTCTGAAAGAAACTCTCAATTTACAGCTAAGGGAGAGTATAAGGGCCTAAGAAGGGAACAGATAAAGAGCTTAATACTGCACTATCTGTGGGTAGATCCTCCTACCTACTTCTGTGATGTAGTCAATTTAAATCCCTTCAAGGGCTGGCATgtaattgttaaaaaaaaaaccatgagaGAACAGATCATATGCGATTTCAAGAGTAATAATGAATCTGCATAGAGTTGTTTTTTTAGTGCTCAGTCTCCTCCCTTACACAATTGTACAGAGATTAAACACTTGTAGTCAACAGGCAGAAGCCACTGCTTCCCTCGTTTTACTTCTGTGCTAGAAAAACTACTGGTAGTCAACAGGCAGAAGCCACTGCTTCCCTCTTTTTACTTCTGTGCACTCAGAGAGCAGAACCCTATTTTTCTTCAGATCCTACTGCTTTTCCATCCCATGCATTACATATAATgttccaattaatttttttgttacttttactTGTGAAGACTAGAGAGgtgcagaaattaaattctagctaattagaagagaaattaaaatactaacGCTGAAATTGTCTTGTTTGGAAGATTGTGTTTTTAAACCATGACAAAGGGTGGTTCAACcaacaaaataaagcacataTGGTATGAATAAGTAATTGCCTCATTTAGGCTATTAGGGGTTGCAGCTTGGTCTGGATCTTTTGATGCTGTATCAGGTCCACCTAAAAAACAGAAAGCTGAGCACCCAGGATGGGATTTCTGTTTGCCCAGTGATCTATGCCTATACACAGTGTGTAGTTACTTACCCTCCATTACTTACCCATTCCCTCTGAACACCCTTCCTTCACATCAGTAAGTAGCTGATTTAGGCCATGAAGTGTGAGGGGaaaaggtcctttccagccttaCCAATTTTCAACACAGCCTGCACAAGTTGTAAGTCGATTGGCAAGCCATTGCTTGCTGTCCTTCCAACTGAAAGTGCCATACACATGGTCCTGAAGATAGACCTGGATAACCTGAATTTGGTGTCCAAACTTGAAACATTTTGCTAAGGTTTACACTTCTGGATAGGGCTGGTTCAATTCAATTTATACTGACTCCCAGGCATAAATTCAATACTCCTGTCCCTGATTCATACTGCATATGTGCAAACGATGACACACCCACAAAAAGCCACCTAACACAGGGAGCAGCGTGAGATCACCTGTTGAACTGAAATACCAAGAAAGAAACAAGGGGAGGAAGAGGTGGGTGTGGGCAGCACATACCCTCCAGCCAGGTTACATGCTGCAAGGGTGGCAAATTCTCTCACTGATGCAAAGGACGCTGCAAACTGTGTCTGTTGGTTGGGGCTTTTGAAGAACTCAGCTGCAAGCAGTGGTTTTATCTCAGTTTCATAAACAGTAGATTTACAGAGCTGAAAACCAGGGACTTTCAGAGCAGTTATTTGGTGAGACCTGTAGACTTGCCAAAGAGCCACAAATTCCCTCAGCTGTTGCTAGTTTAACATTGCAAAGGTTGGATTTAACTTTGCAACACATCATTTCAATAACCTATAGCTTATCTTATGTTCtagatttattattatttgtagGGCTGATGCTCTGTCGTTTCTGCAAATATTGACTGGAATGTGTCCAAATTGCATTTTactaaagaaaatgaaataccCAAGGAATTCCAACTTTTATTGTACTGGTTGAAAGGAATTTTcattattgcatttttatataaGTGCTTTTGATCAAAGacactaaataaataaagtacTAAAATTTAAGATGTCCTTATTATCATGACAATTACTTCACACAGTGCACAGGAATTCCTTTCATAAACTTAACTTACTCCATGTTAAACGTAGTCACATTTTtgttcccctcctcctcctgaagACCATTCCAGAGCTATGCTGCTCTCCAAGGCTTGCACAACTTTTAGCACAATTTTATTAATGGCTGCTTTAtaccagtaatttttttcttttgccaacACTCTTCTTTagcttaaatatttcatttttctcttagtGTATTTATAGACAGCAACCATATGGCCTTGCATACGTATTTTCACAGGTTTTTACCTCTCAAGCTTccttttagttttctttttacaagTCCTGTTCCCCTGACCATGCTAGAGGATGTAGCCCTTTTTTTGCATTACTTCTGCTTGGATTTATGATGTTTGAGCAATGGACAGTATTGTACAGCAGTTTTATATTTGCTTATGACTAACAAAATTTTTCACTCAGCAGAATAACAATTTAATGATTTAAGCAATGTTGCTGTCTTAGCTGCCCCAAAATATCTAGTTAAGGAAAAATAAGGCACACCTTATTATGTTTGAGAATTAGACAGTATTGAACAGCAGTTTCAATACTTGCTTATGACTAACAGAATTTTTCACTGAGCAGAATAACAATTTAATGATTTAAATAATGTTGCTGTCTTAGCTGCCCCAAAATATCCAGGTAAGGAACAATAAGGCATACTTTTCCTGACATTTTAAcaagaaatgtgtattctagGGCTCAGTGCAGTAAGTGCTGAGAAAACGTATCTCTCATTAAATAAAAGCTATAGGAAAATGTTTACATTacactttgaagaaaaaatgcaatCTCTCCAAAGCCTAAACAGGGGAGAAGACGTGGGATATTTTTTACATAGTCAGTACTTAAACCAGACTTCCTCACTCACTGCTGTGTGAGAACAGGGTGTCTGCCCTTCCATAACCCACTGGGTCAGAACTGAAGGATGAGAGGACTAATGACCACTTTCTTCAGAGTTGGAAAATGTCTGTGGTCAGAAATCTCCTTAGTATGGATGTGCAGTTTTCTGAAGGACATTGCCTCGgcctgtgctcctcctgcctgtgaCAGACACCTTCGTGGGACCAGTGAAAATGCTGTGCCTACTCTCTTTCATCCAAGAGCTTTGTATTATTTAAATGAGACTTGTGGTAATATTTCAAATGAGGTAACTTGCTTTATTGCCAGGAATAAACTGTTAGAGAATCTGGATTTCTAGTACAAATCTAGGCTATTAGGAGAATCAGAGATGCCCTTGAGAAGCAATATGTTACATTATGTTCCTGAGATGTAAAATCTATATATAGATTGTGATTAAGCTTTTTATGTATGTTCAGATTTTGTATTATTGCCTGGTTTATTACTCATTTACTTTCACGAGTTGCTAATTCGCTTTTTCCCTGCAGACtttccattttgaaaacagaCTGGTTTTTCCTCTCATGTTATATAGAGCATGGGCTACTTCACATTGcaaactaaaaaccaaaaaactttgCATTTAGTTTTCCAAATTTAATACCTTTGTACCTTTTTGTATAGAACTCTACAAGACTGCAGGGAACTACTGTATCTGGTGCTCTTTGTACTGTCTGTCTTGTCCCAGTAGTCTGTAATGCACTCAAGAACTCAGTTTTGTGCcacaaaatggaaattaaatgcataaaaaattatatttcaccAGGGATCTAGAACTGATTTAAGTTTCAGGATACTCTGAGTATACATTATAATCAAAGAGAAGCCTGAGCTCTATTGTGAAGataagtttttttaaacatgcacATCAGCTAGATTTCTATTCTTAGAAATGCTCTTAATTGGTGATTGTGGTGAGGAACCCACATTTTTCAGTTGAACAAACAGTACAAGTTTCTTGTTCTGTAACCTGACAGATTAGGGACTAAACAACATACCACCAGCATTTGGAGGCATTAAATCAACTTGACACGACCTTTCATCTCTTCCAAAATAACCCCTTCCCTAGAGGCCCCAGCTGTGCACATATAAGCAGCAGAAAGCCCCTGGAGTAactgttcctgctgtgctggttaTCCATTTCCTCCCACAATACTCCTGACTTTAATCTACCTTTGATGGTGCTTTCAAACAACATTCAACCCAAGGCACCACTCATATCCCTTGGTGGAGTGTTGTGCCAGAACTATTCTTTTCTcattatgttatttttattttcttttccaatttatGCACCTGGCTTCCCATTAAGTTAcaccagaaattaatttgatcTCCTGTAACTAAGTTTCAAGTTGAACACTATTCAGACAGGGTAAAAGAATGTTTCCATCTGAACATTCTGAAGCATCTTTTAGCATCGTTTACTGATTCTgcctttcccaaaaaaaaaaaaaaaaaaaaaaaaaaaaaaaaaaacccccccccccccccccccccccccccccccccccccccccccccccccccccccccccccccccccccccccccccccccccccccccccccccccccccccccccccccccccccccccccccccccccccccccccccccccccccccccccccccccccccaaaaaaagcttCTCATCTGAGAATAATTTACAGAGTTAAAAATAGAGCAAGGGGTAATACATTATTCAAAGCAACAGTTCTACAGAGCAATCACTGAAGCTGCTAAGAAACATAACTCTCATTAAAAATTGTGGATCTCTTCACCTCTCATATAAAATTATGGGCTGTCAACTGGAGGAAGCAACCTCCAAACCGTCTAGAAAGTGTTTCCCAAGATCATATGACACTGCTGGCAAAGGTCTGGCTCTGGAATTTATTTGCCCTGCTAGAAATGAGGATGGAGAATCATCTCACAGGTGTTGGGACTCACACTGACCTCCCACTGCAGAAATTTGTTTGCCTGACATTGCCTCACCCTTTACACACAACCCTAAATCATGTAGGTCCTCACTTGGATAAACACATGAATTTGCCTTAAGAGGCAGTGGCACAAATCCAGCATTTCAGCTTCACAGAAGTGCAAAGAAACATCAGCACCTCCCactcttcactttttttctttaagggtACTAATGGGTTCTGGCTTCTCACAAATCCCTGTTCAGATACAAATAGGGCTAAGTTTTTCAGGAATTGGACAAAGATTGCTACAAATCTGACAATTTCTTCTATAGATCTAAAGCAGCCTAAGAGCTGCCCACTTTCAGATGCATGGTCCAACATCTGCTTGTTGTGTGCAGGTGTTCTGTGTGGTGCAAAAGTCTGTGTAGATTTGAGCAGACTATTCCACTGATGACACTGctgattttcaaagaaaactctTAATCTTACTTGGAAGATGAGAGGTactcacacagcagcacagttagcttgccagcagctgctgtgctgcccatgCCAAGTCCTGTACCTCCTGCCTCACCCTCTGTACCTGCCATGGACTGACATGGCCATTCCTGGAGCCTCCATGACATCAGAGGAAAGGTGATGTGGAGGGGTTGTAACACAGCAAAATGAGGATTCAGAGTTCCTGACTTAGGAACATCAATCCCACCAACTTTCAGTGGAAATTATCCTTTCAAATTACTATGCTGTTTTTGAAATTCATGTTCTGTCCCATTCTGTGACATGTTCTGAATACTGACACACTACCATAGCCCCTTTAAGGACCATCCATTTGATTGCCATTAGgtaaattcttatttatttctattgtaTCAGTGCCTGGGCACATCAGACTATGGGCTACCACCTCCCTGTGTTAGGTTTTCCAAGTATGGCAAAAGATAACATGTCAAAATTGTGATTTACTTTTGAGAAAAATCTATTCtctgtgttgtttctttctttctttctttctttcttggcTCACCTTCCTACTGCCACATTTTTTAACATTGTGATCCCTTCCTATTGAAGGAAGAAGCTCTGGATGTATTTTCTTCGGTGAGCTGGCTCTCAGCAATCCCTGTGGGACATGCCCTAAAGAAGACAGCTGAAATCAGGGAAGAGGCTGATGCCTCTTGCAAGCACCTTCCAGAGGAGTGGTTTATCCCCATCCTACTCCCCCTGTGTCTCCCCCTCTCTTGCATGGTCAGCAGAGAAGCAGGCCCCACAACAGGAAGAGCACAAAGGACTCTGCTTCATGTGTGTAGTAACACAGCAATGGCCCATCCACCAgcacacaaaaatacaaatatgcTTCCTCACACTCGGCAGGAGCCCCAGAGCACCAAAACAATTTAACATGCTGGGAAAGAAATAGAGGTGGCAGGTGTTTCTAGGTGCATTTGATTTCCTTAGGTATCCCTTTAGACTCAGAGAAAGGTCAGTCTAGACATACCaagaatacagaagaaaaaggctCTGCTAGGCAGTTAATGATACCTGAAACAAGACACCTGACAATTTTCCATCCTGAAAAAGCAGTATTATAAAAGCAAAGTGCATCTTTTCATCTTGCCAGAGAAGATGAGAAGAAAGCCATGGGGAATGAAAAGTCAGCCTATTTCAGttctgagattttaaaataaagcattaatCCTATACAGCccagaaaagaagaataaacctgaacagaaaacaaagctgcaaCTAAACAGTGTCTCAATTCTTTCCTTGCAAAGTGCACAGTTATGTCTTGCATGATTTCATTTGGAAATCTGGACCAAAAATCAGAGACTACCTTCCAAAAGTTTCAAGTTCAAAtttctcagcacagccagggatgtTAGACATACCCTCCCTCACCTGAGTCAGCTGCATGGCACTCCAAACATGAGCTTGGCAGACTCACAATGTTTTGGGAAGGTAAGGCCACGCAGGTTCTGCCACTTGCAGTGAtgagggagcacagcagctgcttggcTCTGTAGCACAGTGCCTATTCAGCTCTGAGCAACTTTGACCCACTGATCAGGACAGAAGCTGGAGGACAGCTCAGAAATGGAGCACTAATCTCTTCTAAAAAAGCCTGAATGGTTGCTCCTTGTTCTAGAGCAAAGAGCTGAACTAAATACTTCAGCTCACATTGATCAAATAAGACTTTCTCCTACTCTAGCTGAAAGATAGGACCAAACTGTTGAGCTTTTTGTGGAGGCAGTAACTGAAGACAAGTGCTATGAACTGATGTCAGTTGATGGGCTGAATAAATCAACACTAACTACACTTAAAAGGCTTCAAAATTATACCTACTCTTGGAAtaaatttgcattaatttttagGATGCAGGACTACTGTATTGCTGGTCCTATAATCCTAGAGATCCTCAATTCCTTACTTATTCTAATGATTACATATTTGGTGTTTGTTTAAACATCTGCTTGTCAACAAAAGTTGTAATTACACTAACTAGAAGGAATAGGTTTCTTGGGTTTGTTGAATCTAATACAACAGTATTGCTATTGATTTAACCCACATTACATTGTGGAATGTAAACAGGCTCAAAAACGAACGTATTTTTGTAAAAGATGAACAATCAGTGGTGGATGTTTCTCCTTAGCAGGAGAGATACCCACATACCTATAAGTGAGTTACCAAATTGCTTTTGGTTGGTTTAGTTTCTAATGGGATGAGGGACTCTTGGAATGAGTCAGAGCAATGCTTCAGTTGTATTTATTGAAATACTGAACCAGTACTTACCACATCAGAGAATTCTGTTCACTTTCTCAGGTAAATCAGATTTGGACTAAGCAATTGTACATGTGTATAAATCGGTGCAGTGCTGAACATTAACCCCATTGTTTTCTGAACAGTCCCAAGACCATTTTCTGTAAAGATCaaataacaggaaaaacaacccaaaatttCCTCTGGACTTCAGGAGACtcagaaaaagttattttattaattgtACTTATAAGTGGAGCATTTGActtgtttctgcatttttaatacagaaCACTTTGAAAAATTCTAGTCTtctttcagcaggaaaaattgGTGTATGACAAATAAATATGACTTATCTAGACTGAAGTAACACCTGCACTTTTAAAAGAATCTCATGCTTTTGGATATGGTTACTATGAAAAATGGTACTTCTACTTAATCCTTCCTCAAATAATCTCTGACCTCCATAATCTCTGGACTATGACACCTGTTTTCATGTGCAATGAGAGATCAAAAGGACACCTCTTGCTGTTAAGCCTATAGACCCCACTGtactgcaataaaaatgaaatatcaaTTGATGCATCACACAAAAGACTTAGTGTCATATAAATCAACTCAAAAGCTTTTGGTCTCTCTCTTTGATGTATTTGCTGCAGGCTTTTTTTAACAGTGACCATGCAAGCCTCGGGAGCCCAGGAGGAgtgcaaagcagcaggaagatctgaatagggaaaaaaaatagtgctaGAAACATCTGAGAGCCACAGCCGTCTTCTCATGCATCAATCCTTCCAGTGAGACTGAGGGAATGAAAGGAGGAATGGGGGGCAGGGTGCTTGCTTCTGGGCACACCTGTATGTGGCAAAGGAATAACTGAAGAATTACACTGGTCAGCTCCAAATACTGTCTAGAGGAGCAAACCAGGACTAGGAGGGCTGAGCTTTTCTCTGGGAGAAGCTAGGGAGAGATACTGCAATATATAATAACTGTCTTCAGAAGAAATATCCACAGGGAGAAGAAACCAGGTTTTTAGTAAACAACATGTGGCTTAATTAATTTGCCAATTGCCAATTAGAGGAAAACATATCCAGGTACATTAGCATGTGGCCATGTATAtttacaaatttaatttctgaagctGTCATaagtaatgaaaaagaaaatttaaggtTGCTGGGGTTTGCAGTGCCATGGTAAATGGTGAATACCATTAAAGTTTTCCCTATTGTGACAAGCAGAAAACCTGTATTTGAGCCCAGAATCAGATTATAGTTTAATTCCTTCCAAT
It includes:
- the KCNS2 gene encoding potassium voltage-gated channel subfamily S member 2, which encodes MKGPVAQRPFSFPTHIWKELTMTGQSLRALSEANFEDNEISINVGGFKKKMRSNTLLRFPETRLGKLLSCHSKESILELCDDYDDTKNEFYFDRNPELFPYVLHFYNTGKLHVMGELCVFSFSQEIEYWGINEFFIDSCCSYSYHGRKMEPDQEKWEEQSDQESTTSSFDEILAFYNDASKFDKQPFGNIRRQLWLALDNPGYSVLSRIFSVLSIVVVLGSIVTMCLNSLPDFQIVDSNGNPEEDPRFEIVEHFGIAWFTFELVARFAVAPDFLKFFKHALNLIDLMSILPFYITLIVNLVVESSPTLANLGRVAQVLRLMRIFRILKLARHSTGLRSLGATLKYSYREVGLLLLYLSVGISIFSVVAYTIEKEENEGLATIPACWWWATVSMTTVGYGDVVPGSTAGKLTASACILAGILVVVLPITLIFNKFSHFYRRQKQLESAMRSCDFGDGMKEVPSVNLRDYYAYKVKSLMASLTNMSRSTPSELSLNDSLH